The stretch of DNA ACCGCGGTGGCGCCCAGGCCCTGGATGTAGTCGAGGCGGCGCTCGAGCCCGGCGAAGTCGCCGATCCCGTCACCGTTGGCGTCCATGAAGGTGCCGACGGACAGGCAGTAGATGACGGCGTTCTTGTACCACAGGTCGGTGATCATGCGGGCCCCCCGGCGATTGCGCGCATGACGAACGTAGGACCCCGCGAAAGCGTTGCCGTTCGCCGCGTCCTTAAAACAGCCGCGTTGTGCACGCCCTGTTCAGGCGCGCGACCGGAAGGTCCGCGCCCGCCCCGTTGCGCCCCCGAATCCGGCCTGCATGAACGCCATCCTGATCAAGCTGTTCGCGACCGCCCTCACGCTGAGCCAGGTCACGACCCGGCCGGACGCGGTCCGGACGCAGTTCGATCCCGCCACCGACGGGCCCGAGGTTGTGCGCCTGCTGCGCGACGGCTGCGCCCACATGCGCAAGGCCTTCGACATCGAGGATATCAACCTCGACGAGCTGATCACCACCGCGATGGAGGATCCGACCAGCGTCGCCGGGCCGTCGGCGCCCAAGATCCTGCACGGGCTGGATCTGAATGAGCTCAACACGAGCTACAAGCAGTTCTGCAAGGGTGAGAACCCGCCCAACTCGCCCTTCGACGCGAAAGCGGTCATCGCGTTCTACGACAACGCCACCAAGGATTTGCCGAGCGCAGAGGCCCTCCGCGACAAGGCGCTGCCGGGCATGACCCGGATCCTCGACGGGGCCGGCAAGCCCTTCGCCGAGGCCTCGGAGCCGAACGGCCGGCGGATCGTCGTGCCGATCACCGCAGTGCCGACGCTGGTGCAGAAGGCCTTCATCGCCGCCGAGGACAAGCGGTTCGAGAGCCATCACGGCATCGACGAGCGCGGCGTGATCCGCGCCTTCATCGGCAATCTCGCCTCGCCGGGCCGGCCTGCGGGCGGCTCGACCATCACCCAGCAGGTGGTGAAGAACCTCTCGGTGGGCGACGACGTCACCTACGAGCGCAAGATCCGCGAGATGATCGTCGCGTCGCGGCTGGAGCGCATCCTCACCAAGCCGCAGATCCTCGGGCTTTACCTCAACGGCATCTATCTCGGGCGCGGAGCCTACGGCATCGAGATGGCGGCGGAGAGCTATTTCGGGAAGCCGGTCGGACAATTGACTCTGCCGGAAGCCGCGCTGCTCGCCGGCATGCCCAAGGGGCCGAACTTCTACAGCCCCGACAAGTACCCTGAACGGGCGCGGGAGCGGCGCGCCTACGTGCTGGCCAGGCTCAAGGAGGACGGCACGATCACGGATGCCGAGATGAGCGCCGCCATCAAGGCCGATCTCGGCCTGAAGCCGATCGAGACGGCGCGGCGCGATTCCGGCTTCTACCTCGTCGACTTCCTCAACCGGGAGGCCCGGACGTTCGCGGGGGTGGATTCCCTCACCTCCGGCTCGATGACGGTCCGCTCGACGATCAATGCCGGGTTGCAGCGGGCCGTCGAGGAGGCGCTGCAGGACGGACTGGCGAATTACGAGCGCGCCACGGGGCGGCAGAGCTATACGGGGCCAGAGCTCAACCTCGCCGACAGCGTCCGGCGCATCCAGGCGGCGACGCCCGCGCCGGAGGGATCGCCGCAGGCCGCGCCGAGCGTCACTGGTGCGCGGTCGGACGCGATCAAGCCCGACACCAAGACCCTGAGGGCCGAGAAGGCTGCGGTCGCCGCGACGTCGGCGCCGAAGCCGGCATGGCTGCGCGCGCTCGAGAGTGCGCGCCCGGTGCTCTACGACGTCCGCTGGCCGATGGCGGTGGTGCTGGACGCGGGACGCGGCGCGGTCCGGGTCGGGCTGGCCGACGGCCGCATCGCCAGCCTCGATCCGGGCGTCGCCCGCGGACGGCTGCAGCAATACGACGTCGTGCGGGTGAAGCTGACCGGTGCCAAGGGCGGTGTGCGGGCCCAGATCCGCGTACGGCCCACCGTCCAGGGCGCCGCGCTGGTGCTGGAGAACCAGACAGGCCGGATCCTCGCGATGGCCGGCGGATTCTCCTACCCGCTGAGCCAGCTCAACCGCGTCACCCAGACCGTGCGCCAGCCCGGCTCGACGCTGAAGCCGCTCACCTATCTGGCCGCCCTCAACGCTGGACTTCAGCCCAACACCCTGGTGATGGACTCGCCCGTCACCCTGCCGCCAATCGGCGGGGCCGGCGATTCGTGGTCGCCGAAGAACTACGAGGGCGGCGGATCCGGGCCGACGACCCTGCGGCGGGGCCTCGAATTCTCGAAGAACCTCGTCACCGCCCGCCTGCTTCAGGGCGGCATCGCTCCGAAGGCTCCGGCGAGCCTGAAGCGGGTCTGCGATATCGCCCTGGAGGCGCAGATCTACGCCGAGTGCGAGCCCTACTACCCCTTCGTTCTCGGGGCCCAGCCGGTGCGGATGCTCGACCTCGCGGGCTTCTACGCGGCCGTCGCCAACGAGGGCGCGCGGCCGGCGCCTTACGCCCTCGAATCCGTCGAGCGGGACGGGAAGGCGCTCTACACACACGCGGCCCGCGAGCCCGTCCGCATCGGCTCGGCCGATCGCGTGGCCTTCTACCAGCTCAAGACCATGCTTCAGGGCGTGACCCAGCACGGCACCGCGGCGGCGCTGGCAAAGTTCTCGCCCTACGTGGCCGGCAAGACCGGCACTTCGGAGAACGAGAACGACGCGTGGTTCGCGGGCCTGACCAACGAGATCACCGTCGTGGTCTGGGTCGGCTACGACAATGCCGACGGCAGCCGCAAGACGCTCGGCCGCGGCCAGACCGGTGGACACGTCTCTGTCCCGATCGCCTCGACGATTCTCCAGGCGGCCTGGGCCAACGGCATCGCGAAGACGCCGTTGCGAGGCCCCTCCCCGGAGGCCCGGCCGTTCATCGCCGACATGGCCGTCGATCCGCGCAGCGGCGTCCGGGTCGCGGGCGGCGGCTTCCTCGAGCATTTCCGCACCAGCGGCGATGGCAAGATGGCCGACACGCAGTACCGCCTCGTGCCGCGCGAGACGCTCTACGCCATGCGCCCCGATGCCGAGGATGGCGACCTCACCGGTGCCGAGGACGGGGCCAGCGTCGCGGGCGACGCGTATGGCAACATGACCGGTGAGCGGTCGCGCCCCGATCTGCTCGACCCGTTCGGCGAGCGTCCCGCGGCGCCGCGCAGCCGCCGCGCGCAGGGTGATCTGGACCCCTATGGCCAGGATCCCTACAGGGAGAGCTACAAGCCCTGGCCGGGCCAGACCACGCGCACGCCCTTCGGGGACGACGAGGCGCGTCGGCCGCGGCGGCGCGATCCGGACTACCTGTTCGGCGAAGACCCCGGCTACTGACCGCCCTCTCCGAGAGATGAGATCCCCGTTGCGAACGCAGTTTCCTGCCGCCCTTGCCCTCGCCCTCGTGGCCGCCACTCCGGTCTGCGCCCAGACGCCGGCCGCCAGCACGGCGGGGGTACCGGGATCCGAGCGGATCAAGGAGGTGCCCTCGGTCTCCGCGATTGATCCGGCGGCGATCAAGCCGGGCCAGATCCTGTTCACGGATCATCGCGACAACCCGACCGCGCCGGAGAACGGCCTGATTCCGTATCTCGACTGGCAGAAGGCCCGCCCGGCCGAAGCCGCCGCGCTCGCGCCCTACCCCGGCTACAAGGAACCCGACTATACCGTCACGGTGAACGGCGTGACCAAGCCGCGGCACGAGACCCTCAAGATCTACGTGGCGGAGGGGCGCTTCATCGTTCCGCGCCCGCCGGAGGCGATCGACGTCGCGTCCTTCGCCAACCTCGCCTTCGTCCAGAAGATGGATCCGGCGATCAAGCACCGCGCGGTGTCGGAAAATGACGTGACGCCGAACAAGGACCCGGCCGCTTCCTTCGCCAAGCGCCCCGACCGCCCGTGGTGCGAGGGCGCGGGCGCCTGCATCGAATCCCGCTACGATCTCGAAGGCAAGCTGCCGCTCGGCGTGAAGCTCGCCAACAAGCTCGAGGAAGGCTCGGCCAAGAAGATCGCCGAGTACGTCTCGTTTCAGAGCGAGCTCAGGGTGCTCGGGCCCGATCAGGCTGCGCCGCTGAAGGCGCTTACCAAAGTGGACACCTCGGTGACCGGCGGGCTGGAGCAGACGATCTTCTGGGTCAACCAGATCCTGCGCTTCGGCAAGTTCCTGGCCGTGTTCCAGCCGATGCCGAACGATCCGACCAAGACGGTGGTCACCACATACATGGCCCTGGCGATCAAGGGCGACGTCCTCGACCGCAAGGCCGAGTACGCACGCGTGCCCGTGTTCAAGAACCTGCTCCCCGCGCAGGTGCTGATGGGCAATTCGAGCTTCAACACCGGAAACTCGATCAGCGCCGGCCTGCCGGTCTACGCCCGGAACCGCATCACGACCTTCGCGGACGCCCTCGCCAAGCGGTGAGGCGCCCGCCGGTCCTCGCTCACATGCCGCGGTTGCCGATCGTCGGCAGGCTCGGCTGCGTGTAGGCGCGGTTCACGTCGCGGCGGGTCTGAGTGCCGTTGGTGTTGCTGGAGGCCCGGTAGTTGTCGAAGTTGAAGCTCTCGGCAAGCCCGCTGCGGGAATCCGGGCCATCGGTCGCGCAGGCGCCGAGGCCGCCGATCGTCAGCACGGTAAGGGCGAGAAGGGTGAAGCGCATTCTGGATCCTGACAGGTGCCGGGTCCGACGATGGACTGATATCGCCCGGCCGGTGCCAAAGTTGGGGACGTCGCCGCATGGTCAGGGCTCGGGAGGATCCGTCAAGGGCGGCCGCCAACCGTAAATTCGTTCTGCCGCCTCCGATGCGCAGCGGCCACGGAAAATCCACCTTGCCTGCGCTTAACCGCGGATAGAGGCCGGCAATCGTGTTGAGCAGCGCTCTCCCCCTCTGGCGAATCCGGGCCTTTTCGGGCGACAACCCTCGGCAATGAGCAACGTCTTGCCCTTCCGACCGCGCCCGCCCGTCACCCGGCTCGCCCGCTGCGAAGTCGTGACCGTAGCCGGTGATATGCTGAATCTTCTCGAGCAGCTCGAGGACGTCAGCGCCCGCGCCGCCGCGATGGGCCGTCCCGCGCTCGAGGTGGAGCGCACGGTCCAGCATCTCCTCGACGCCGTCAGCGCCGTCGAGCGTGCCCTCGACTGCATCGGCGAAGGCGAGCAATCAGCTCCAGCCTAAGGCGGATCGATCGCGCAACGCTGCCGATCTAGCACAATCGATCGACGATCCGAGCTGTCGAATACCCGACTGTCGGCGCAACATCTCTTCGGCCCCAGCAGAGCGCCAATATTCCGGAACCCGATCGCGCAGCTTGCGGTTGAAGGTCGGATGCTCGCGTCGGGCGTCGTATCCGGAGGACGCTATGAGGCTACGCACGGGCAGCATGCTGGCTGTCATCGCCGCTGCCGGGCTTCTGGCCGGGTCCGCGATCCGCGCCGAGGCGGCCGAGCTTGGCTTTCTTGAAATGCTGTTCGGCGCACGACCGGCTCCGCAGCAGGCGCAGGAGGCGCAGCCGGTGCCGTCGCACGCCCCGGCCTATGCCCCCGCCTACGGACGTCGTTACACGCCGCGGCTCGGCGCAGCCCGGCGGCGCTTCCAGACCCGTTACGCGGCATTGCCGGTTCGCATCCATGTCAAGGAGGCCGACACCAGCCCGCGGCAGGTGTCGATCGACATGAAGGGGGGCGCCACGGCAGCTTTGCTGAAGGACGAGACGCTGCGGCCCGGCGATATCGTGGTGCTGAATTCCGGCGCCCGGGTGTTCACCGGCG from Methylobacterium sp. PvR107 encodes:
- a CDS encoding penicillin-binding protein 1A; this translates as MNAILIKLFATALTLSQVTTRPDAVRTQFDPATDGPEVVRLLRDGCAHMRKAFDIEDINLDELITTAMEDPTSVAGPSAPKILHGLDLNELNTSYKQFCKGENPPNSPFDAKAVIAFYDNATKDLPSAEALRDKALPGMTRILDGAGKPFAEASEPNGRRIVVPITAVPTLVQKAFIAAEDKRFESHHGIDERGVIRAFIGNLASPGRPAGGSTITQQVVKNLSVGDDVTYERKIREMIVASRLERILTKPQILGLYLNGIYLGRGAYGIEMAAESYFGKPVGQLTLPEAALLAGMPKGPNFYSPDKYPERARERRAYVLARLKEDGTITDAEMSAAIKADLGLKPIETARRDSGFYLVDFLNREARTFAGVDSLTSGSMTVRSTINAGLQRAVEEALQDGLANYERATGRQSYTGPELNLADSVRRIQAATPAPEGSPQAAPSVTGARSDAIKPDTKTLRAEKAAVAATSAPKPAWLRALESARPVLYDVRWPMAVVLDAGRGAVRVGLADGRIASLDPGVARGRLQQYDVVRVKLTGAKGGVRAQIRVRPTVQGAALVLENQTGRILAMAGGFSYPLSQLNRVTQTVRQPGSTLKPLTYLAALNAGLQPNTLVMDSPVTLPPIGGAGDSWSPKNYEGGGSGPTTLRRGLEFSKNLVTARLLQGGIAPKAPASLKRVCDIALEAQIYAECEPYYPFVLGAQPVRMLDLAGFYAAVANEGARPAPYALESVERDGKALYTHAAREPVRIGSADRVAFYQLKTMLQGVTQHGTAAALAKFSPYVAGKTGTSENENDAWFAGLTNEITVVVWVGYDNADGSRKTLGRGQTGGHVSVPIASTILQAAWANGIAKTPLRGPSPEARPFIADMAVDPRSGVRVAGGGFLEHFRTSGDGKMADTQYRLVPRETLYAMRPDAEDGDLTGAEDGASVAGDAYGNMTGERSRPDLLDPFGERPAAPRSRRAQGDLDPYGQDPYRESYKPWPGQTTRTPFGDDEARRPRRRDPDYLFGEDPGY